From a single Bacillus gobiensis genomic region:
- a CDS encoding sensor histidine kinase: MRVNLNKVAYIAIFLSIAFMIYMITVHINPIQSGMKVTETNEGYLKVIDIEPRSLAAGLHVKIGDIITEVNEEHPNGKLSIVDENLQSFMIKRGNETIHFQLGYSLISSENLFMLVIPFLFYFLCLYCIYFILKSNKNLNLPSAFILILFLLVTSVSYMGGVATARGDIFSKSLTFLTFLEVPVLYFHFIYQYFKETGKKFFNSKILFLLYPIGLIVSLIDYFREFFHISYDLSKNIILISFLVILIISFSFILYGLIKYKFSEQAYLLRILFLNNCIAFTPFILLYVLPFVFYGDFIFSAVYLVPFLLLIPFSLVYQFVATKIYNIEFLLGRFKYYGFLSILPTILLAIVFTFLSGEASTGFTTIKYIVFTYLIILAVFYLKEILDFRFRLKRFSEKFNYQDSIYKFTQLIRSATSLNQVLTELKNTILDVLIVSKALVLEVKTDGSIKRLSEEKDQKREWEPYTAEIINVTEGIGKIVEIDKGFVLKIGERGERSFVILCLSVLNTPKLTRDEISWLETLSFYTSVSLENFIKIEELMDHLEEVKKEGSNPAWLKNLMFAIEEKQRSHLARDLHDSVLQDLISLKRQCEVLLDGNKEDRDRVNSQIQNIDKKMTDVIQTTRETLQELRPQLLYDLGLVKGLKKLISQYKESTSIDVRLNSERFNASLDLDSQLNIYRIIQELLTNTAKHSQATYVLIMLVCIKDKIVLHYEDNGVGYDKKNLNAQESGSMGLSGIQERVRALNGDLQIETDVGRGFKAVMNLYL, translated from the coding sequence ATGAGAGTAAATTTAAATAAAGTTGCTTATATTGCTATATTTTTGAGCATCGCTTTTATGATTTATATGATTACTGTTCATATAAATCCAATTCAATCAGGAATGAAAGTAACAGAAACAAATGAAGGTTATCTAAAAGTAATTGATATCGAACCTAGATCTCTTGCTGCGGGTCTACATGTAAAAATAGGAGATATAATTACTGAGGTTAATGAAGAACATCCAAATGGAAAATTATCTATAGTTGATGAAAATTTACAATCATTTATGATAAAAAGAGGAAATGAAACTATTCATTTTCAACTAGGTTATAGCTTAATTAGTTCTGAGAATCTATTTATGCTAGTTATCCCATTTTTATTCTATTTTTTATGTCTTTACTGTATTTATTTTATTTTGAAATCAAATAAAAATTTAAATTTGCCATCTGCATTTATATTAATTCTTTTTTTATTGGTTACCTCTGTCTCATATATGGGTGGAGTTGCAACCGCCAGAGGAGATATTTTTAGTAAGAGCCTTACATTTTTAACTTTTTTAGAAGTACCTGTGTTATATTTTCATTTTATATATCAATATTTCAAAGAAACTGGAAAGAAATTTTTTAATAGTAAAATATTGTTTTTGTTGTACCCTATTGGTTTAATAGTTTCTTTAATTGACTATTTCAGAGAATTTTTTCATATATCTTATGATCTTTCCAAAAATATAATACTGATTTCATTTTTAGTTATCTTGATTATCTCGTTTTCTTTTATCTTATATGGGTTAATAAAGTATAAATTTTCAGAGCAAGCGTATCTATTGAGAATTTTATTTCTTAATAATTGTATTGCTTTTACTCCATTTATTTTGCTTTATGTTCTGCCTTTTGTTTTCTATGGTGATTTTATTTTTTCTGCTGTGTATCTTGTTCCTTTTTTGTTGCTTATTCCTTTTTCGCTTGTCTATCAATTTGTGGCGACAAAAATATACAATATCGAGTTTTTGTTGGGGAGATTTAAGTATTATGGGTTTTTAAGTATTTTGCCTACGATTCTTTTAGCAATAGTTTTTACATTTTTAAGCGGAGAGGCTTCGACTGGATTTACTACGATTAAATATATCGTATTTACGTATTTAATAATTCTTGCGGTTTTTTATTTAAAAGAAATTCTCGATTTCCGTTTCCGATTAAAGCGTTTTTCAGAGAAGTTTAATTATCAGGACAGCATTTATAAGTTTACGCAGCTGATTCGGAGTGCAACATCTTTGAATCAGGTATTGACTGAGCTGAAAAATACGATTTTAGACGTGTTGATTGTCAGTAAAGCGCTTGTTTTAGAAGTGAAGACCGATGGTTCCATTAAAAGATTAAGCGAAGAGAAGGATCAGAAACGTGAATGGGAACCATATACTGCGGAAATAATTAATGTGACTGAGGGAATTGGGAAGATTGTCGAAATTGACAAGGGTTTCGTATTAAAAATCGGCGAACGAGGAGAGCGGTCTTTTGTCATTTTGTGCCTTTCCGTCTTAAATACCCCTAAGCTTACCAGAGATGAAATTTCATGGCTGGAGACGCTCTCTTTTTATACTAGTGTTTCGTTAGAGAATTTCATTAAAATAGAAGAATTGATGGATCATTTGGAGGAAGTGAAAAAAGAAGGCTCCAATCCTGCATGGCTTAAAAATCTTATGTTTGCAATAGAAGAAAAGCAAAGATCACATTTAGCCAGAGACCTTCATGATTCTGTATTGCAGGATTTAATTTCGTTGAAACGGCAATGTGAGGTTCTCCTTGACGGGAATAAAGAAGATCGTGATCGTGTAAATAGCCAGATTCAAAATATTGACAAAAAAATGACGGATGTTATTCAGACGACGAGAGAGACGCTGCAGGAGCTTCGGCCGCAGCTACTATATGATCTTGGTTTGGTGAAGGGATTAAAAAAGCTGATATCCCAATATAAGGAGTCGACTTCCATTGATGTACGCTTGAATTCGGAAAGGTTTAATGCTTCATTGGACCTGGACTCTCAACTGAATATTTATCGAATTATTCAAGAGCTTCTTACAAATACGGCAAAGCATTCTCAAGCTACGTATGTCTTAATTATGCTCGTTTGCATAAAGGATAAAATTGTTTTGCATTATGAAGATAATGGCGTCGGCTATGATAAGAAGAATTTGAATGCACAGGAATCGGGCAGCATGGGACTTTCGGGTATTCAAGAAAGAGTTCGGGCATTGAATGGAGATCTTCAAATTGAAACGGATGTTGGCAGAGGATTTAAAGCTGTTATGAATTTATATTTATAG
- the comX gene encoding competence pheromone ComX — MQDIVNFLIQNPDVVEKVLEGKASLLGVNLDELNVITEGLKQLSVKSDGGFWGG, encoded by the coding sequence GTGCAAGATATCGTAAATTTTTTAATTCAAAATCCTGATGTTGTCGAAAAGGTATTAGAGGGTAAAGCGAGTTTATTAGGTGTGAATTTAGACGAATTGAATGTAATTACTGAAGGTTTGAAGCAGCTTAGTGTGAAAAGTGATGGAGGCTTCTGGGGAGGGTGA
- a CDS encoding polyprenyl synthetase family protein: MSIISKQIYLEPGSIKNKMRRTIEEHLHKGELQEHLTMFLEEKDQFPFANMASCHYQAFGGQDESSIQTLSAGIELLILSFDIFDDLEDEDNFDAPWMKLSPPIALNAATSIYTIGIHTICAAGSNVHLLSAASRYALQSMQGQHLDLKNEMATEDECLEMMKLKAGSLFALSCILGTLLANGKAYPCIEAYAYQLGIAAQIENDYKGLFQEHNNDIKQQKRSLAYLYLSREFTTHSSEILSMIDHGRFFQQEFKDIIEYKEKLHVAGVTQYMNVMKNLAIHHAKKEMEKLTLPKDQLMTIQSVMFDKF; encoded by the coding sequence GTGAGTATCATTTCTAAGCAAATTTATCTAGAGCCTGGCAGCATTAAAAACAAAATGAGGCGTACGATAGAGGAACATTTACATAAAGGTGAACTGCAAGAGCATTTAACAATGTTTCTTGAAGAAAAAGACCAGTTTCCTTTTGCAAATATGGCCTCCTGTCATTATCAAGCGTTTGGTGGGCAAGATGAGTCATCTATTCAAACTCTTTCTGCAGGAATAGAACTTTTGATACTTTCTTTTGACATTTTTGATGATTTGGAAGATGAAGACAATTTCGATGCTCCTTGGATGAAGCTCAGTCCCCCAATTGCTTTAAACGCTGCGACTTCTATTTATACAATTGGTATTCATACAATATGCGCAGCCGGCTCAAACGTTCATTTACTGTCAGCAGCCTCACGCTATGCATTGCAATCAATGCAGGGCCAGCATTTGGATTTGAAAAATGAAATGGCAACCGAAGATGAGTGCTTGGAAATGATGAAGCTAAAAGCTGGATCTTTATTTGCTTTATCGTGTATCCTCGGAACCTTGCTCGCGAACGGAAAAGCTTATCCTTGTATAGAAGCCTACGCTTATCAGCTGGGAATTGCTGCTCAAATTGAAAATGACTATAAAGGGCTCTTTCAGGAACATAATAATGATATAAAACAACAAAAGCGTTCGCTAGCTTACCTATATCTTTCCCGGGAATTTACCACGCACTCCTCAGAAATCCTCAGCATGATCGATCACGGCAGATTCTTTCAGCAAGAATTCAAGGATATAATAGAATACAAAGAAAAACTCCATGTCGCAGGAGTCACACAATACATGAACGTCATGAAAAACCTTGCCATTCATCACGCGAAAAAAGAAATGGAAAAGCTTACACTGCCAAAAGATCAGCTCATGACTATTCAATCAGTCATGTTTGATAAATTTTAA